The proteins below come from a single Pristiophorus japonicus isolate sPriJap1 chromosome 18, sPriJap1.hap1, whole genome shotgun sequence genomic window:
- the LOC139229268 gene encoding transmembrane protein 51-like: protein MASENSGSSQYALPALGAGMLGLGIIMMVWSIVPGLGKDNMTGGGNSSSPAAEESKNKVSQVSYILCAGGVTLLLLSICLSFREKKRRRTQEEPVTVPCEATMLPDRGAEDNSHLAVPSYDEVMQGDAIQQADGPGDGQGEQIMVSLPSYESLVEVDLAPPSAVAASAESSAQPRSEGQPPPSRPGRRFSSKRIRRILSDRSHLKNFRIHLSNANTAVVTLEPLTPPPQYEDEGEKSFANLKPS from the exons ATGGCCTCTGAAAACTCGGGCAGCTCCCAGTatgctctccctgccctgggggctgGCATGCTCGGCCTGGGGATCATCATGATGGTGTGGAGCATTGTGCCGGGCCTTGGCAAGGACAACATGACCGGCGGCGGGAACAGCAGCTCGCCGGCGGCCGAAGAGTCGAAGAACAAAGTGTCCCAGGTGTCCTACATCCTGTGTGCGGGAGGGGTcaccctgctgctgctgtccatctGTCTGAGCTTCCGTGAGAAGAAGCGGCGAAGGACGCAGGAGGAACCGGTCACCGTACCCTGCGAGGCGACCATGTTACCGGACCG AGGCGCCGAGGACAACAGCCATTTGGCCGTGCCCAGCTACGATGAGGTCATGCAGGGCGATGCCATCCAGCAGGCGGACGGGCCTGGAGACGGTCAGGGGGAGCAAATCATGGTCTCGCTTCCGTCCTACGAGTCGCTGGTCGAGGTGGACCTGGCACCGCCCTCGGCCGTGGCTGCGAGTGCGGAGAGCAGCGCGCAGCCGAGGAGTGAGGGGCAGCCGCCGCCCTCTCGCCCCGGCCGGCGATTCAGCTCGAAAAGGATCCGCCGGATTCTGTCGGACCGATCCCACCTGAAGAATTTTCGAATCCACCTGAGCAACGCGAACACTGCCGTCGTCACCTTGGAGccgctcacccctcccccacagtacGAGGACGAGGGGGAGAAAAGTTTTGCGAACCTAAAGCCGTCCTGA